The proteins below come from a single Halobacteriovorax sp. GB3 genomic window:
- the pfkA gene encoding 6-phosphofructokinase, giving the protein MKKEIKSVAVLCSGGDSPGMNCAIRSVVRTAIGAGLDVYGIQRGFQGLLEGNIRPMDASSVGNILQHGGTILQTSRCPEFLSADIRKEAAHILARKKVDSLIVIGGNGSFNGAWALHKEHGIPVVGIPGTIDNDISGTDYSIGFETAVQTAVDAVDKIRDTAHSHDRTFIVEVMGRKSPAIALNVGLCTGAENIILPTQNEEINYDQIVQDIKRGLKRGKLSSIIIVAEGEEPGLSYRVQENLSKYDIDARVCILGHIQRGGNPSVRDRLIASKMGYIAVKELMKNGTSFVTGYRNGKVTAVNFEECLDKNDNVPDEYLDIAKSLSI; this is encoded by the coding sequence ATGAAAAAAGAAATTAAATCTGTAGCAGTCCTTTGTAGTGGTGGAGATAGCCCTGGAATGAACTGTGCTATTCGAAGTGTTGTGAGAACGGCTATCGGTGCAGGTCTTGATGTTTATGGTATCCAGAGGGGCTTCCAAGGCCTTTTAGAAGGAAATATACGACCAATGGATGCCTCAAGTGTTGGTAATATCCTTCAACATGGAGGAACCATTCTTCAAACATCTCGCTGTCCTGAGTTTTTAAGCGCAGACATTAGAAAGGAAGCTGCTCACATTCTTGCGAGAAAGAAAGTTGATAGTCTTATTGTGATTGGCGGAAATGGTTCCTTTAATGGCGCGTGGGCCTTACATAAAGAACATGGTATTCCCGTCGTTGGAATTCCGGGTACAATCGACAACGACATAAGCGGTACCGACTATTCGATTGGTTTTGAAACGGCCGTTCAAACGGCAGTTGATGCTGTCGATAAAATCAGAGATACGGCTCACTCGCACGATCGAACTTTTATTGTTGAAGTTATGGGAAGAAAGTCTCCTGCTATAGCATTAAATGTAGGGCTATGTACAGGTGCTGAAAATATCATTCTTCCTACTCAAAACGAAGAAATCAACTACGATCAGATTGTTCAAGATATTAAGCGAGGACTTAAAAGAGGTAAACTCTCTTCAATTATCATTGTAGCAGAAGGAGAAGAACCAGGTCTTAGCTATCGCGTTCAAGAAAACCTCTCTAAGTATGATATAGATGCACGAGTTTGTATTCTTGGCCACATTCAACGTGGAGGAAACCCAAGTGTGAGAGACAGATTAATTGCCTCTAAAATGGGCTATATTGCAGTTAAAGAACTTATGAAAAATGGAACGAGCTTTGTGACAGGTTATCGAAATGGAAAAGTTACGGCCGTAAATTTCGAGGAATGCTTAGATAAAAATGACAATGTTCCTGATGAATATTTAGATATTGCAAAAAGCTTATCAATATAA